Proteins encoded by one window of Hafnia alvei:
- a CDS encoding SirB2 family protein encodes MEAYIGIKHLHLLTVAISVVLFILRFFWKCRNSAMIERRWVKIAPHVNDTLLFVTGIALVFITRFYPFTPQGTWLTEKLVGVIIYVVLGYVALGKRPRSQKVRCFAFVAALVCLYLIIKLAMTKMPLLMGYV; translated from the coding sequence ATGGAAGCTTATATTGGGATAAAACATCTGCATTTGCTGACGGTGGCAATAAGCGTTGTGCTATTCATTCTGCGTTTCTTCTGGAAATGCCGTAATTCAGCTATGATAGAGCGCCGTTGGGTGAAGATTGCGCCACATGTGAACGATACCCTTTTATTTGTAACCGGTATCGCCTTGGTCTTTATTACTCGATTTTATCCATTTACCCCGCAGGGGACTTGGCTGACGGAAAAACTGGTCGGTGTTATTATTTACGTTGTGCTTGGCTATGTTGCTTTAGGCAAACGACCACGTAGCCAAAAAGTAAGATGTTTTGCTTTCGTGGCAGCACTCGTATGTTTGTACTTAATTATTAAACTGGCAATGACGAAAATGCCGTTGCTGATGGGGTATGTATGA
- a CDS encoding heme-degrading domain-containing protein, producing MNTEDELALLAAEEASLQFSSFNTDTAWEIGSELKAEAERRGVAVSIDIQLAGHTLFHYAMRGTSPDNAEWIRRKRNVVNRFHKSSYAIGLRLQQRNSTLEERYGLGLNDYAAHGGCFPLIIKDTGCVGTITVSGAPQLDDHQIVTTVISRFLKLTAR from the coding sequence ATGAATACTGAAGACGAATTAGCCCTGCTTGCCGCAGAAGAAGCCAGCTTGCAGTTTTCCTCATTTAATACCGATACCGCATGGGAAATTGGCTCTGAGTTAAAAGCGGAAGCGGAGCGCCGCGGCGTTGCCGTCAGTATCGATATTCAGTTAGCTGGGCACACGCTGTTTCATTACGCGATGCGTGGCACATCGCCGGATAACGCCGAATGGATCCGCAGAAAACGCAATGTGGTCAATCGCTTTCACAAAAGCTCTTATGCCATCGGCCTACGCTTACAGCAACGCAACTCCACGTTAGAAGAACGCTATGGCTTAGGTTTAAATGACTATGCCGCGCACGGCGGCTGCTTTCCGCTCATCATTAAAGACACCGGATGTGTAGGCACCATCACTGTTTCTGGTGCTCCGCAACTCGACGATCACCAGATAGTAACAACCGTGATATCTCGTTTTCTCAAGTTAACCGCTCGTTAA
- the kdsA gene encoding 3-deoxy-8-phosphooctulonate synthase produces the protein MKQKVVSIGDIKVANDLPFVLFGGMNVLESRDLAMRICEHYVTVTQKLGIPYVFKASFDKANRSSIHSYRGPGLEEGMRIFQDIKQAFGVKIITDVHTPEQAQPVADVVDVIQLPAFLARQTDLVEAMAKTGAVINVKKPQFLSPGQMGNIVDKFEEGGNDKIILCDRGANFGYDNLVVDMLGFGVMKNASKGSPVIFDVTHSLQCRDPFGAASGGRRAQVTELARSGMAIGLAGLFIEAHPDPANARCDGPSALPLDKLEPFLVQMKAIDDLVKSFPELDTSN, from the coding sequence ATGAAACAGAAAGTTGTCAGCATTGGTGATATCAAAGTCGCGAACGATTTACCGTTCGTTCTTTTCGGTGGCATGAACGTGCTGGAATCGCGTGATTTGGCGATGCGTATCTGTGAGCACTACGTTACCGTTACTCAAAAACTGGGTATCCCTTACGTCTTCAAAGCTTCTTTTGATAAAGCCAACCGTTCTTCCATTCACTCTTATCGTGGCCCAGGTCTAGAAGAGGGTATGCGCATCTTCCAAGATATCAAACAGGCTTTCGGCGTTAAAATTATCACTGACGTTCATACACCAGAACAGGCGCAGCCGGTTGCCGACGTGGTTGATGTGATCCAATTGCCAGCATTTTTGGCGCGCCAAACCGATCTGGTTGAAGCGATGGCAAAAACTGGAGCGGTGATCAACGTGAAAAAACCACAGTTCCTGAGCCCAGGCCAGATGGGGAACATCGTTGATAAGTTTGAAGAAGGCGGCAACGACAAAATCATTCTGTGCGATCGCGGTGCAAACTTCGGCTATGACAATTTGGTTGTCGATATGCTGGGCTTCGGCGTGATGAAAAATGCCTCTAAAGGTAGCCCGGTAATCTTCGACGTGACACACTCCCTGCAGTGCCGCGACCCGTTTGGTGCGGCATCTGGCGGACGTCGTGCGCAGGTAACCGAACTGGCTCGTTCAGGTATGGCGATTGGTTTGGCTGGCCTGTTTATCGAAGCTCATCCAGATCCAGCCAATGCTCGTTGCGATGGCCCATCTGCGCTGCCGCTTGATAAACTTGAGCCATTCTTGGTTCAGATGAAAGCGATTGACGATCTGGTGAAAAGCTTCCCAGAGCTAGATACATCTAACTAA
- a CDS encoding heavy metal translocating P-type ATPase — protein MKAISPDMIVVVHRLPGRIRVRVPQLRTMPDCAAWLKRQLLSFPGVTGTRLRPEARSAVITYDVAATSDEQLLAKLRSLDWAQRTEGEYETEYCGGDNLLNIGGLALSQLLPKKWAALPTLLLTSSTLSEGAHQLAQRKLKVEVLDALALGLSMARGDYRTAMLTQSLLTLGEYMEQETSRHSDALLASLMQPREHPVWVERDGQSVEIQSEALVNGDVMLLGPGDNIPADGTVIRGVGLINQASMTGEGVPVRREVGAWIYAGTQVQDGNIAVRAERVGDDSSTANIRRFITDSLSQRSETQKVTQEMADRRVAITMGVGAAVFAMTRDWQRLASVFLVDYSCALKLSTPIAFKSIMYRAARNGLLLKGGRAIEQLAAVDTVVFDKTGTLTHGDMLVTDVVSFDPERTWAERLLAIAASVEEHSNHPLARAVVAAAEHHELPHINHGEVEYVIAHGLLSELDDHQMVIGSRHFLSCHYDIDFAPYADEIAELEQQGRHLLFIGLDNQLVGMIGLQDNVRDEAAQVISQLREHGINNVVLLTGDKAEKAEQLAAELGIDRFYAQATPESKVEVVRQLQEQGHRVLFVGDGINDAPVLTQANVGLAMNQSTELAQQAADAVLLQDHLHGIVAARELSLEAMKLVNSNIRLTEWVNSSIMLAAALGWLTPTASALLHNGTTLGVLLRSLAAKNAGK, from the coding sequence GTGAAAGCTATCTCTCCTGACATGATTGTTGTTGTACACCGTCTGCCAGGGCGTATACGCGTGCGCGTTCCTCAGCTACGCACCATGCCAGATTGTGCGGCATGGTTGAAGCGTCAGCTGCTTTCATTCCCCGGTGTGACGGGGACACGCCTGCGGCCTGAGGCACGTTCGGCTGTTATCACCTATGACGTGGCGGCGACCAGCGATGAACAGCTGTTAGCTAAGCTGCGCAGCCTTGATTGGGCGCAGCGTACCGAAGGCGAATACGAAACCGAATACTGTGGCGGTGATAACCTGCTTAACATCGGTGGGCTAGCGCTTTCTCAGCTCTTACCCAAAAAATGGGCGGCGCTGCCAACCTTATTGCTGACGTCATCGACGTTGAGCGAAGGGGCGCATCAGCTTGCCCAACGTAAGCTGAAAGTTGAAGTCTTAGACGCTCTGGCACTCGGATTGTCGATGGCGCGCGGCGATTATCGTACCGCGATGCTGACCCAATCGCTGCTGACGCTCGGCGAATATATGGAGCAAGAAACCAGTCGACATTCAGACGCGTTGCTGGCGAGCCTCATGCAGCCGCGTGAGCATCCTGTTTGGGTTGAACGTGATGGGCAGAGCGTTGAAATTCAATCAGAAGCCTTAGTGAACGGCGATGTGATGCTATTGGGGCCGGGTGATAATATTCCGGCCGATGGCACTGTGATTCGCGGCGTCGGGTTAATCAACCAAGCGTCGATGACCGGTGAGGGCGTTCCCGTTCGCCGTGAAGTCGGTGCGTGGATTTATGCCGGTACGCAGGTGCAAGATGGCAATATCGCCGTGCGTGCGGAGCGCGTGGGCGATGATTCTTCCACGGCCAATATCCGTCGCTTTATCACCGACTCGCTAAGCCAGCGCAGCGAGACGCAGAAGGTCACGCAGGAAATGGCCGATCGCCGCGTGGCGATCACCATGGGCGTGGGCGCTGCGGTATTTGCGATGACCCGTGACTGGCAACGTCTGGCTTCGGTATTCTTAGTCGATTACTCGTGTGCGTTAAAGCTCAGTACGCCAATCGCGTTCAAGTCGATCATGTATCGTGCGGCGCGCAACGGCCTGTTGTTGAAAGGCGGCCGTGCAATCGAGCAATTGGCCGCGGTCGATACCGTCGTCTTCGACAAAACCGGTACGCTCACCCATGGCGATATGCTGGTGACCGATGTGGTGAGCTTCGATCCTGAGCGCACGTGGGCTGAGCGGTTACTGGCCATTGCTGCTTCGGTTGAAGAGCACAGCAATCACCCATTGGCACGAGCGGTGGTAGCCGCGGCAGAGCATCACGAACTGCCGCACATTAACCACGGCGAAGTGGAATACGTGATTGCCCATGGCCTGTTGAGCGAGTTGGACGATCATCAAATGGTGATTGGTAGCCGTCACTTCCTCAGTTGTCACTATGATATCGATTTTGCTCCATATGCGGATGAAATTGCCGAGCTTGAACAACAAGGTCGTCATCTTCTGTTTATCGGTTTAGATAATCAGCTTGTGGGCATGATTGGTCTACAGGACAACGTGCGTGATGAGGCAGCTCAGGTGATTTCCCAACTGCGCGAGCATGGCATTAATAACGTTGTGTTGCTAACTGGCGATAAAGCGGAGAAAGCGGAGCAATTAGCCGCGGAGTTGGGCATTGATCGCTTCTATGCGCAGGCTACGCCAGAAAGTAAAGTTGAGGTTGTTCGTCAGTTACAAGAGCAGGGACACCGCGTCTTGTTCGTCGGCGACGGTATCAACGATGCTCCGGTGCTGACGCAGGCAAACGTGGGCTTAGCTATGAACCAGAGTACGGAGCTGGCTCAGCAGGCAGCAGACGCCGTGCTGTTGCAGGATCACCTGCACGGTATTGTGGCAGCGCGTGAGCTCTCTTTGGAAGCGATGAAGCTGGTCAACAGCAATATTCGTCTGACGGAGTGGGTGAACAGTTCCATTATGCTGGCTGCGGCGCTGGGCTGGTTAACGCCAACCGCCAGTGCGTTGCTGCATAACGGTACTACGCTGGGGGTGCTATTGCGCTCTTTGGCAGCCAAGAACGCCGGAAAGTAG
- the dauA gene encoding C4-dicarboxylic acid transporter DauA: MKTHKINGVMPFSALIEACWREPYNAQRFVKDIIAGITVGIIAIPLAMALAIGSGVPPQYGLYTSAVAGIVIALSGGSRFSVSGPTAAFVVILYPVSQQFGLSGLLLATLMSGVFLLLMGLARFGRLIEYIPLSVTLGFTSGIAITIGTMQIKDFFGLHLEHVPESYLMKVAALAQALPTISWADTLIGATTLAVLILWPRLGLRLPGHLPALLAGTAVMGIFALFDTHVATIGSRFSYLLADGTQGQGIPPILPQFVLPWNLPSGNGQPLDLSWNTLTALMPAAFSMAMLGAIESLLCAVVLDGMTGKKHNSNGELIGQGLGNIAAPFFGGITATAAIARSAANVRAGATSPISAVIHSLLVILALLVLAPWLSFLPLAAMASLLLMVAWNMSEAHKVVYLLRRAPKDDIIVMLMCMSLTVLFDMVIAITVGIVLASLLFMRRIARMTRLSVLSESAETSTLMLRVSGPLFFAAAERIFSELLVQSEDYDTIVMQWDAVPVLDAGGLNAFQRFVEALPEGKQLIITDIPFQPLKTFARARIAPISGKLAFFSTLPDAVKHLNESAAS; encoded by the coding sequence ATGAAAACGCATAAAATTAACGGCGTGATGCCGTTTAGCGCGCTAATAGAAGCCTGCTGGCGTGAGCCTTACAACGCACAGCGCTTTGTTAAAGATATTATTGCCGGCATCACCGTCGGCATTATTGCTATTCCTTTGGCGATGGCCCTTGCCATCGGCAGCGGCGTACCGCCTCAGTACGGTTTATATACCTCAGCCGTTGCAGGTATCGTGATCGCGTTAAGCGGCGGTTCACGTTTTAGTGTTTCAGGCCCAACAGCGGCTTTCGTTGTGATTCTCTATCCGGTGTCACAGCAGTTTGGTCTATCCGGTCTGTTACTGGCGACGTTGATGTCTGGGGTGTTTTTGCTGCTGATGGGACTGGCTCGTTTTGGCCGCCTGATTGAATATATTCCCCTTTCCGTCACTCTCGGTTTTACCTCTGGTATTGCGATTACCATTGGGACCATGCAAATCAAGGATTTCTTCGGTTTACACCTCGAACACGTGCCAGAAAGCTATCTCATGAAGGTCGCTGCGCTAGCGCAGGCGCTGCCCACCATTAGCTGGGCCGACACGCTGATTGGCGCAACCACGCTGGCAGTATTAATTCTCTGGCCTCGCTTAGGGCTGCGTTTACCGGGGCATTTACCCGCACTGCTGGCCGGCACCGCTGTCATGGGTATTTTTGCGCTATTTGATACCCACGTAGCCACTATCGGCTCTCGCTTTAGCTACCTGCTAGCCGATGGTACTCAAGGCCAAGGCATACCGCCGATCCTGCCGCAGTTTGTGTTGCCGTGGAATCTGCCATCGGGAAATGGACAGCCCCTTGATTTAAGCTGGAACACGCTGACTGCGTTGATGCCGGCGGCCTTCTCTATGGCGATGTTGGGTGCCATAGAATCTCTGCTGTGCGCCGTGGTTCTTGACGGTATGACCGGGAAAAAGCACAACTCTAATGGGGAGCTTATCGGTCAAGGGTTAGGTAATATTGCTGCGCCTTTCTTTGGCGGTATCACCGCTACGGCGGCGATTGCACGTTCAGCCGCTAACGTGCGTGCGGGAGCAACTTCACCAATATCAGCCGTTATTCACTCGTTGCTGGTGATCCTCGCCCTGCTGGTGCTCGCACCGTGGCTCTCCTTCCTGCCACTGGCCGCAATGGCTTCACTGCTGTTGATGGTGGCGTGGAATATGAGCGAAGCGCATAAAGTGGTTTATCTGCTGCGTCGCGCCCCCAAAGACGACATCATCGTTATGTTGATGTGTATGTCATTGACGGTGCTATTCGACATGGTGATTGCTATCACCGTGGGGATTGTGCTGGCATCGCTGCTGTTTATGCGCCGTATTGCACGGATGACGCGCTTAAGCGTACTGAGTGAATCAGCCGAGACGTCAACGCTGATGCTACGCGTTAGCGGGCCGCTATTCTTCGCGGCTGCCGAGCGTATCTTTTCTGAGCTGTTGGTACAAAGTGAAGATTACGATACCATCGTCATGCAGTGGGACGCGGTTCCCGTGCTTGATGCAGGTGGGTTGAACGCATTCCAGCGCTTCGTTGAGGCGTTACCAGAAGGGAAACAGTTGATTATCACCGATATTCCTTTCCAACCGCTGAAAACCTTTGCTCGCGCTCGGATCGCGCCAATCTCAGGCAAACTCGCCTTCTTCTCTACCCTGCCAGATGCAGTTAAGCATTTGAACGAGAGCGCAGCTTCTTAG
- a CDS encoding HMA2 domain-containing protein, producing MQLEDLSGLMTLRRFVEVAHHIPGRIRLRFTNRLISGLSKNKLSALEEICHPEGYLRSYSLNTATGSLVLEYSAAHISPATLNQLFGDDDALAHQALEQIYSTLSHSESK from the coding sequence ATGCAGTTAGAAGATTTAAGCGGGCTCATGACGCTACGTCGCTTTGTTGAGGTGGCTCACCATATTCCAGGGCGCATCCGTTTGCGCTTCACCAACCGCCTGATTTCAGGTCTGAGTAAGAACAAACTGTCTGCACTTGAAGAAATATGCCATCCAGAGGGCTATTTGCGTAGCTATTCATTGAACACTGCCACGGGAAGTCTGGTGCTGGAATACAGCGCCGCGCACATTTCACCCGCCACGCTCAATCAGCTTTTCGGCGATGACGATGCCCTCGCTCATCAGGCTCTTGAGCAGATTTACTCCACTCTTTCACATTCAGAAAGCAAATAA
- a CDS encoding organic hydroperoxide resistance protein has protein sequence MSIEKVVYRAKAKATGGRDGRATSSDGVLDVKLGVPKEMGGAGGAVTNPEQLFAAGYSACFLGALKFVASKEKVKVPADAQIEGTVGIGEIPGGFGIEVQLDISLPGVERSVAEDLVKKAHQVCPYSNATRGNIDVKLNVL, from the coding sequence ATGTCGATTGAAAAAGTTGTCTATCGTGCAAAAGCGAAAGCCACCGGCGGCCGAGATGGTCGTGCTACCTCATCTGACGGTGTGTTAGATGTGAAGTTGGGGGTACCAAAGGAAATGGGCGGCGCGGGTGGGGCGGTGACCAATCCTGAGCAACTCTTTGCCGCAGGATATTCGGCCTGTTTTCTCGGTGCGCTGAAATTTGTGGCCTCAAAAGAGAAGGTCAAAGTTCCCGCCGATGCACAGATTGAAGGCACCGTGGGGATAGGTGAAATTCCAGGAGGCTTTGGGATTGAGGTTCAATTGGATATCAGTTTGCCAGGTGTCGAACGCAGCGTGGCCGAAGATCTGGTGAAAAAAGCCCATCAGGTATGCCCATACTCCAACGCCACCCGCGGAAATATTGATGTGAAGCTGAACGTCCTTTAA
- the sirB1 gene encoding invasion regulator SirB1 yields MSSIADFEFNRFPLSEGVILVSQAIRRDFPADTVRETLQQLTEQALAHIDAELDQDQKLEQLIDLFFNEWGFGGVGGVYRLSDALWLDKVLSSRQGTPVSLGIVFLHIAHQLDLPLQPVIFPTQLIMRADWLDEEMWLVNPLNGETLNEHTLEVWLKGNLGLMASLEDTDFDEAENSMVVRKMLSTLKAALMEEKQIESALRACEALLEFDPEDPYEIRDRGLIYAQLDCNHIAVSDLSYFVEQCPEDPVSEVIKVQIHSIEQKNIVLH; encoded by the coding sequence ATGAGTTCCATAGCTGATTTTGAGTTTAACCGCTTCCCTCTGAGCGAAGGGGTTATTCTAGTTTCGCAAGCTATACGTCGTGATTTTCCTGCCGATACAGTGCGCGAAACATTGCAGCAGCTGACGGAGCAGGCGCTGGCGCATATCGATGCGGAATTAGATCAGGATCAGAAACTTGAGCAGCTAATCGATCTGTTCTTCAATGAGTGGGGATTTGGCGGCGTGGGCGGCGTATATCGTCTTTCTGACGCGCTCTGGCTGGATAAGGTGCTTAGCTCACGTCAGGGAACGCCAGTTTCTTTAGGCATTGTTTTCCTGCATATTGCGCACCAGCTTGATTTGCCTTTGCAGCCGGTCATTTTCCCAACTCAACTGATTATGCGAGCCGATTGGCTCGATGAAGAAATGTGGCTGGTTAATCCGCTCAACGGTGAGACGCTCAACGAGCATACGTTAGAAGTTTGGTTGAAGGGCAATCTTGGCTTAATGGCCAGCCTTGAAGATACCGACTTCGACGAAGCAGAAAACAGCATGGTGGTGCGCAAAATGTTGAGCACTCTCAAAGCAGCGTTGATGGAAGAAAAACAGATTGAATCTGCGCTGCGCGCCTGCGAGGCCTTGCTGGAATTTGACCCCGAAGATCCCTATGAGATTCGCGATCGCGGCTTGATTTATGCGCAGTTGGATTGTAATCATATTGCGGTTTCTGACCTCAGCTACTTTGTTGAGCAGTGTCCAGAAGACCCTGTATCCGAAGTGATTAAGGTTCAGATACACTCCATTGAGCAGAAAAATATTGTTCTGCACTGA
- a CDS encoding YtxH domain-containing protein translates to MNQPNYPYGYPYYYYNNNGQGYVNPQQMPEQPVAPQPTNYRQANGRTHLLTGMVAGAAIAYLLTNRQVQQGITTTASKAWGTVRGEVEELKERLADLQAELDYYHSKEQDTE, encoded by the coding sequence ATGAATCAGCCTAACTATCCTTATGGTTATCCGTATTACTACTACAACAACAATGGGCAAGGCTACGTTAATCCACAGCAGATGCCTGAGCAGCCCGTTGCTCCTCAGCCTACGAACTATCGTCAGGCAAATGGGCGCACTCACTTGCTGACTGGCATGGTGGCAGGTGCCGCCATTGCGTATTTATTGACGAATCGTCAGGTTCAGCAGGGCATCACCACCACGGCGAGCAAAGCATGGGGAACCGTGCGAGGCGAAGTTGAGGAGCTTAAAGAGCGTCTGGCAGATTTACAGGCTGAGCTAGATTATTACCACAGTAAGGAACAGGACACCGAGTGA
- the prfA gene encoding peptide chain release factor 1 has translation MKPSIVAKLEALQERHEEVQAHLGDAGVIADQDRFRALSREYAQLTDVTRCFQTWQQVQEDLATAELMLDDPEMREMAQEEISEAKNQIADLEQQLQILLLPKDPDDERSCYLEIRAGTGGDEAALFAGDMFRMYSRYAEARRWKVEVMSANEGEHGGFKEVIAKVIGEGAYGRLKFESGGHRVQRVPATESQGRIHTSACTVAVMPEIPEAELPDINPGDLRIDTFRSSGAGGQHVNTTDSAIRITHLPTGIVVECQDERSQHKNKAKALSVLGARIRAAEMAKRQQEEASTRRNLLGSGDRSDRNRTYNFPQGRVTDHRINLTIYRLDEVMEGKLDSLIEPIVQEYQADQLASLSEQD, from the coding sequence ATGAAGCCTTCTATCGTTGCCAAACTAGAAGCATTACAAGAGCGTCACGAAGAGGTGCAGGCGCACCTCGGAGATGCCGGAGTGATTGCCGACCAAGACCGTTTCCGCGCGCTGTCACGCGAGTACGCGCAGCTGACCGACGTCACTCGTTGTTTCCAGACCTGGCAACAGGTACAGGAGGATCTCGCCACGGCTGAGCTGATGCTAGACGATCCTGAAATGCGTGAAATGGCGCAGGAAGAAATTTCAGAAGCTAAAAATCAGATCGCTGACTTAGAACAACAGCTGCAAATTCTGCTGTTGCCGAAAGACCCAGATGATGAGCGCAGCTGCTATTTAGAGATTCGCGCAGGAACCGGCGGTGATGAAGCCGCATTGTTTGCTGGCGATATGTTCCGCATGTACAGCCGTTATGCTGAGGCGCGTCGCTGGAAAGTTGAAGTGATGAGTGCTAACGAAGGCGAACACGGCGGCTTCAAAGAAGTTATCGCCAAAGTGATCGGCGAGGGTGCCTATGGGCGCTTGAAGTTTGAATCTGGCGGTCATCGCGTGCAGCGCGTACCGGCAACGGAATCACAAGGCCGAATCCATACCTCTGCCTGTACCGTTGCGGTGATGCCTGAAATTCCAGAAGCTGAATTGCCGGATATCAACCCAGGCGATTTGCGTATTGATACCTTCCGCTCATCGGGCGCGGGTGGACAGCACGTTAACACCACGGACTCAGCGATTCGTATTACTCACTTACCAACCGGTATCGTGGTTGAATGTCAGGACGAACGTTCCCAGCATAAAAACAAAGCAAAAGCGTTGTCGGTGCTAGGGGCGCGTATTCGTGCGGCTGAAATGGCTAAGCGTCAGCAGGAAGAGGCATCAACGCGTCGTAACCTGTTAGGCAGCGGCGATCGTTCTGACCGTAACCGCACATATAACTTCCCGCAGGGCCGCGTGACCGACCACCGTATCAACCTGACAATTTATCGTCTGGATGAAGTGATGGAAGGGAAGCTGGATTCGTTGATCGAGCCTATCGTTCAAGAATACCAAGCCGATCAGTTGGCATCACTTTCTGAGCAAGACTAA
- a CDS encoding HMA2 domain-containing protein — protein MSPYLHQTQNRIRVRSDFIQRNPKQIKEAIKQLQATDGIEEITHRLYAGSVAIRFDSKQVKAATLLAQIEGMGWLSVQKDKDYIDSTIRRSAVSLVKGIAILTLKRTVGGPLVSAVTALAR, from the coding sequence ATGTCACCTTACCTGCACCAAACTCAAAATCGCATTCGTGTACGTTCGGATTTTATTCAGCGCAATCCAAAGCAGATCAAAGAAGCGATCAAGCAACTGCAAGCGACAGACGGAATTGAAGAGATCACCCATCGCCTTTACGCGGGCTCGGTGGCGATTCGTTTTGACTCCAAGCAAGTAAAAGCAGCCACTCTGCTCGCTCAAATTGAGGGAATGGGTTGGTTGTCTGTGCAAAAAGACAAAGACTACATCGATAGCACCATCCGCCGTAGCGCCGTCTCTTTAGTTAAAGGTATCGCCATTCTGACCTTAAAGCGTACCGTGGGTGGCCCACTGGTGAGCGCCGTTACCGCCCTCGCCCGCTAA
- the prmC gene encoding peptide chain release factor N(5)-glutamine methyltransferase: MRFDQWLKQAIERLSNGESPKRDAEILLGFVTGKTRSYILAFGETVLSPEQAQQLEHLLARRERGEPVAYLVGEREFWSLPLEVSPATLIPRPDTECLVEKALSLLPATACRALDLGTGTGAIALALASERSDSQFIGVDYSADAAALALRNATRLNLTNASFFTGSWFEPVSGQKFALIASNPPYIDAADPHLSQGDVRFEPASALVAPEQGLADLRHIVEYAPDHLIHEGWLIMEHGWQQGEAVRQLLTARGFVQVATQKDYGNNDRISFGQWIAK, translated from the coding sequence ATGCGATTTGACCAGTGGCTAAAACAGGCGATTGAAAGGCTGTCTAACGGTGAAAGCCCTAAGCGTGACGCTGAGATCCTGCTTGGTTTTGTCACTGGCAAAACACGTAGCTATATTTTAGCGTTTGGCGAAACCGTGCTTTCGCCAGAGCAGGCGCAACAGCTAGAGCATCTGCTGGCGCGCCGCGAACGGGGTGAACCAGTGGCTTATCTGGTTGGAGAACGCGAGTTTTGGTCGCTTCCGCTAGAAGTGTCACCGGCGACGCTGATCCCTCGTCCAGATACCGAATGTTTGGTGGAAAAAGCGCTCTCGCTGTTGCCTGCAACGGCCTGTAGGGCGCTGGATTTAGGGACCGGAACTGGCGCTATTGCTTTGGCTCTCGCCAGTGAACGATCGGATAGTCAGTTTATCGGCGTGGATTATTCGGCGGATGCCGCGGCACTTGCATTGCGTAACGCAACACGTCTAAACCTCACTAATGCTTCATTTTTCACAGGAAGCTGGTTTGAGCCAGTCTCCGGGCAGAAGTTTGCGCTCATTGCGAGTAATCCTCCTTACATCGATGCAGCCGATCCGCATCTATCGCAGGGCGATGTTCGCTTTGAACCTGCCAGTGCGTTAGTGGCTCCTGAGCAGGGGCTGGCAGATTTACGCCATATTGTTGAATATGCGCCCGATCATCTCATCCATGAAGGGTGGTTGATTATGGAACATGGCTGGCAGCAGGGCGAAGCCGTACGCCAACTGCTTACGGCTCGCGGATTTGTGCAGGTCGCCACGCAAAAAGATTATGGTAACAATGACCGGATTTCTTTCGGCCAGTGGATAGCCAAATAG
- a CDS encoding YtxH domain-containing protein produces MSNDNNNPMNQGAPYYPPFGYPYYPPMPEMQQQPAQQMPPQPQQPPMGWPQQPVWYPHMMPGFPPMGYPMPQQQPMMPPQQAMPHPHHPHHHHHAAAPGFDWSSQAQGMVEGMMGEQAGLLKNIISTIGADDKEFWKGAMIGAAATLLLTNESVRNMLMQTVANAGDLLKTGGAKVKDGVMSGAETIKETATTSSTIFRDTLKAGKEGFTESVERHRQPAPAAAAMVEGQESEGNLDEQQS; encoded by the coding sequence ATGAGTAACGACAACAATAACCCAATGAATCAGGGTGCACCTTATTACCCACCGTTTGGCTACCCGTATTACCCGCCAATGCCTGAAATGCAACAACAGCCTGCTCAGCAGATGCCCCCACAGCCGCAACAGCCGCCGATGGGTTGGCCACAGCAGCCGGTTTGGTATCCGCACATGATGCCGGGATTCCCACCAATGGGTTACCCAATGCCGCAACAGCAGCCAATGATGCCACCGCAACAGGCGATGCCACATCCGCATCATCCACATCACCATCATCACGCTGCCGCACCGGGATTTGACTGGAGTTCACAGGCGCAGGGTATGGTTGAAGGCATGATGGGCGAACAAGCGGGTTTGCTGAAAAATATCATCAGCACCATTGGCGCTGATGATAAAGAATTCTGGAAAGGCGCGATGATCGGCGCGGCGGCCACGCTGCTGTTGACCAACGAAAGCGTACGCAACATGTTGATGCAAACCGTCGCTAACGCAGGCGATTTGCTGAAAACCGGCGGCGCAAAAGTGAAAGATGGTGTGATGAGCGGAGCAGAAACGATTAAAGAAACCGCAACCACCAGCAGCACGATTTTCCGCGACACGCTGAAAGCGGGTAAAGAAGGGTTCACTGAGTCCGTAGAACGTCATCGCCAGCCTGCGCCTGCTGCCGCTGCGATGGTCGAAGGGCAAGAGTCTGAAGGAAACCTGGATGAGCAACAATCGTGA